A window of the Dioscorea cayenensis subsp. rotundata cultivar TDr96_F1 chromosome 14, TDr96_F1_v2_PseudoChromosome.rev07_lg8_w22 25.fasta, whole genome shotgun sequence genome harbors these coding sequences:
- the LOC120276128 gene encoding uncharacterized protein LOC120276128, whose amino-acid sequence MTSKNQKKPSSNEGRDWSSLPKLPLSIISSHLDAISHVFFRSTCSAWHTFSPRQKLPLIILANHTNLKRYTSMAFFDIDFNLLFHLPKCSFEFGSYFCGSSHGYLVFLDPASKLYLINPITGHEIKLPKHNARYRKKKKFRGVHFQMKVALSASPTDPQCIFAAISRSQNQVDVRTLTSTSWKTLFSLDDQDEFQDIIFYKGYFYLCVGIELYQLDLEANGGSGMVVQVPLDVYASSDETDETDEADESDDDDDDSPRRSYLVEISGDLVMVFMYVNGDDYYEIFKVDFEKKRLEMIELGVEDLMFLGVSLGIGTSAKRYRECRNDSMLLTKLIKFSEEPAVFNVESLDIKHYLKRWHGIDQWDTLGWLIPNFLV is encoded by the coding sequence ATGACGTCCAAGAACCAGAAGAAGCCGAGTAGTAATGAAGGACGAGACTGGTCCTCTCTTCCCAAGCTTCCTCTCTCCATCATCTCATCTCACCTCGACGCCATCTCCCACGTCTTCTTCCGTTCCACTTGCTCTGCCTGGCACACCTTCTCTCCACGTCAAAAACTACCCCTCATCATCCTCGCCAACCACACCAACTTAAAACGCTACACCTCCATGGCCTTCTTCGACATTGATTTCAACCTTCTCTTCCACCTTCCAAAGTGCTCGTTTGAGTTTGGCTCCTACTTCTGCGGCTCCTCCCATGGATATCTTGTCTTTCTTGATCCTGCCTCCAAGCTATACCTCATCAACCCCATCACTGGTCACGAAATCAAGCTCCCTAAGCACAACGCAAGATACcggaaaaaaaagaagtttagAGGTGTTCATTTTCAGATGAAGGTTGCATTGTCCGCCTCCCCCACCGATCCCCAGTGCATCTTTGCTGCCATCTCACGGTCTCAAAACCAAGTTGACGTGCGCACTCTGACGAGCACTTCATGGAAAACTCTCTTTTCTCTTGATGATCAAGATGAGTTTCAGGACATCATCTTCTACAAGGGTTATTTCTACTTGTGTGTTGGCATTGAACTTTATCAACTTGATCTTGAAGCCAATGGTGGGAGTGGAATGGTTGTTCAGGTCCCGCTGGATGTTTACGCGAGCTCAGATGAGACTGATGAGACTGACGAGGCTGATGagtctgatgatgatgatgatgactctCCGAGGAGGTCTTACCTGGTTGAGATCTCTGGTGACCTTGTTATGGTCTTCATGTATGTCAATGGGGATGATTACTATGAGATCTTCAAGGTGGACTTTGAGAAGAAGAGGCTTGAAATGATAGAGCTTGGAGTGGAGGATTTGATGTTCTTGGGAGTTAGTTTGGGCATTGGAACAAGTGCGAAGAGGTATCGCGAATGCAGGAATGACAGTATGTTATTGACTAAGTTGATAAAGTTTAGTGAAGAGCCTGCTGTGTTTAATGTTGAGTCTTTAGATATTAAGCATTATCTTAAGCGTTGGCATGGTATTGATCAGTGGGATACTCTTGGTTGGCTCATTCCCAATTTTCTTGTATAG
- the LOC120276127 gene encoding uncharacterized protein LOC120276127 — protein MMSKKQKKRRSNEVRDWSSLPKLPLSFISSQLDPISHFFFRSTCSPWRTFSPRPKLPLIILANHTNTQRYTSVSFFDINSKLLIHLPKSSFEFGSFFCGSSHGYLAFLDPASKVYLINPITGDHIKLPKHNAQYRKDRQFIGRHFQIKLAVSAAPTDPGCVFAVISQSHNQVDICMLRSTSWKTFLSDDYDFEDIVFFKGYFYLCFYRKLYRLDLEANGGTGMIINIPLALPEGLSEIDESDDDNCPTRAYLVEFSGDLVMVLMYESGKDTYFEFLKVEFEKECLEIIQLGVEDLIFLGISLGIGTNAKRCRGCSDESMLLTKLKKYCEVPGVFCVQSSHIKGFLKLWHGIDQWDTLGWLNPSYFV, from the coding sequence ATGATGTCCAAGAAacagaagaagaggagaagcaaTGAAGTACGAGACTGGTCTTCTCTTCCCAAGCTTCCTCTATCCTTCatctcatctcaactcgaccCCATCTCCCACTTCTTCTTCCGTTCCACTTGCTCTCCATGGCGCACCTTCTCCCCACGTCCAAAACTCCCCCTCATCATCCTCGCCAACCACACCAATACACAACGCTACACCTCCGTCTCCTTCTTTGACATCAACTCCAAACTCCTCATTCACCTCCCCAAATCCTCCTTCGAGTTTGGCTCTTTCTTCTGCGGCTCCTCCCATGGCTATCTTGCCTTTCTTGATCCTGCCTCCAAGGTTTACCTCATCAACCCCATCACCGGAGACCATATCAAACTCCCTAAGCACAATGCACAATATCGAAAAGATAGGCAGTTCATAGGTCGTCATTTTCAGATAAAGCTCGCAGTCTCTGCTGCCCCAACTGATCCAGGGTGTGTTTTTGCTGTCATCTCACAGTCTCACAATCAAGTGGACATCTGCATGCTGAGGAGCACTTCATGGAAAACATTCTTGTCCGATGATTATGACTTTGAGGACATTGTCTTCTTCAAGGGATATTTCTACTTGTGCTTCTACAGGAAACTTTATCGTCTTGATCTTGAAGCTAATGGTGGGACTGGAATGATTATTAATATCCCACTGGCATTGCCAGAGGGCTTAAGTGAGATTGATGAGTCCGATGATGACAATTGTCCAACAAGGGCTTACCTTGTTGAGTTTTCTGGCGATCTTGTTATGGTGCTTATGTATGAGAGTGGGAAGGATACTTATTTTGAGTTCTTGAAGGTGGAATTTGAGAAGGAGTGTCTTGAAATAATACAGCTTGGTGTAGAGGATTTGATCTTCTTGGGGATTAGTTTGGGTATTGGAACCAATGCAAAAAGGTGCAGAGGATGTAGTGATGAGAGTATGCTCTTGACTAAGTTGAAGAAATATTGTGAAGTGCCTGGTGTGTTTTGTGTTCAGAGTTCACATATTAAAGGTTTTCTCAAGCTTTGGCATGGTATTGATCAGTGGGACACTCTTGGTTGGCTCAATCCCAGTTATTTTGTGTag